The window TTCTGCTCCGTTTTCGGTAATTCCTTCTTCTTCTAAAACTGTACCAATTCCTGGTGCATAATATTTATACGCAAAAGTATCAGGTTCAAGTTGAGTAAAATCAAGAGTTTTGAGTACGTTTTCAAACTCGCCGAAATTAGTAGAGATGGTTTGATTGAGACCAACGACTTCTCCTTCATCTTCTGCTATACCTTCAGAAAATTCTTGATAGTAGCGATCGCCTACTTGAGGATCTGCTTTCATCAAGTAACCAGGTAAAGCACCGTTTACGCCAGCTTCCCAAGAACCATCATTATTTGTACCAATAAAGTTACCTTCCTCATCGTATTCGTAATTAGTGGCAATTTCTCCCAGATACCAGACATTTCCTTCTGTATCTTGAGCATACCAATCAAAGGTATCTTCAACCAAAACACCTTCATCCCAGGCGACATCGCGAACGACGATAGTTTCTACTCCCAGAATATTTTTGGTGTCATAGGTAACAAAAACTTGATTGCTTTCGGTCCCGAATAAATCTGCTTGTGCCTCAGTGATTTCTTCAGCGATCTCGTTGGCTATTTGACTAAGTCCATTATTATCTAATTCTTCAATAATTAGGCTATAGTTTGTTTCATCAGATTCTTCCCCAGTAAATTCTTCGGTAATGTCTTCACTTAATTTTTGGGTAATTTCTTCAGCTAATTCTTCTGGTTCAATTTCGAAATCGCCCAGTTCATCGGTTACTTCGTTAACCATTTCTACGATGCTTTCATTTAACTCAGCTTCGACTTGTTTAGCTAGTTCAGCAAAAGCTTCATCTACTGGTTCATTATTCTCAAAGTTGTTTTCACCATCTAACTCTTCGAGGATTTCTTCTGTAATTTCTGAGCCAATCTCAGCTGCAACCGGTTGAATAATTTCAGCTAATTCATATTTTTCTCCCTGATAAGCTAAAATCGTTCCAGGGGTAAGAGGAAAGTAAGGATTATCAACAGGGTCACCCTCTTCAAAAATAGCTTGCTCAAAATCTGGAAGTAAAGTATTCATTATCAATTTTGCTCCAATTTTTTGGGAACAACTAAGATATATGGCAAGAAGATCAAGAACTGATCAAGATTAATTTTCTTTACTTTTCTGGGCGCAAGCGATAACCGAAACCATAAACTGTTTCAATACATTCTCTCGATATCCCCGCAGTTTTGAGCTTATGGCGTAAATTGGTAATGTGTGTTCTTACCGTATGATCTCCGACATTGATAACTTTGTCTAATTCCCATAACTTATCAAAGATTTCCGAATGGCTAAAAACGCGATCGCGGTGCTGCATCAACAATTCCAAAATTAGGTACTCTTTAGAAGTCAAAATAACTGCTTTACCGTTGTAAGTAACTTCGCTGCTAACAGGATTAAGTTGTAGCTTACCGTATTTTAAGATTGATGGTCTAATTTCTGAGCTTCTACGAGATAATGCTCTAATTCTAGCGGCTAATTCTGCTAGTTCAAATGGTTTAACTAAATAATCATCTGCTCCTGCATCTAAACCCAATATCTTATCAGAAGTTGTATCTTTGGCCGTCAGCATCAAAATTAACGCCTTGTAGTTGGATTGTCTTAACTGCTGACATAGACTAATACCGTCTAGTTTCGGCAACATGATGTCTAGTAAAATTAAATCATAGTCAATTGCTTGAGTATATTCCCATCCTTGTATACCATCTTCTGCAATTTCTACGACATGATGCTGTTGTCTCAAATCTTCTGCTAGAGGTTTAGCAATGCGATCGTCATCCTCTACAATCAAGATTCTCATTTTCCGTGAACTTTGTCTGAGCTAAAGAGAATGAGCGTAAATGGTAGTTTTAGGTTGTAAATCAATTGTACATGACCTCACACCTTCCTAATATTTACCAGATTTCTGCTAAATCCAAAACAAAACCGGGTAAGATATCCTCACCTGATAAAGTTAGTGGATTTTGTAAAATTTGGACCTCTTGATGAGAACGGTAAATCTCTACTTGCTGTTGTAGGCGATTAATTAACCAGCCTAATTTGGCCCCATTATCAATATATTCCCTCATTTTAGCTTGTGTCTTGGGTATAGAGTCACTGGGAGAAACTAATTCGACCACAAAATCAGGACACAATGGAGCAAATCTTTCTTTTTCAGCTTGAGTTAAAGCATTCCACCGTTCCATTTTGACCCAGGAAGCATCTGGCGATCGCTCTGCACCATTAGGAAGTTTGAAACCTCCAGAAGAGTCAAAAGATTTTCCTAACTGAGTTTGGCGACTCCAAGATCTCAACTGATAGGTTAGCTCCGCATTGCGATCGCTAGTTTCGCTTCCCGTAGGTGGCATAATAATTAATTGCCCAGTAGCCGTAAGTTCGAATCTCAGTTCAGGATTATTTTGACAAAGTATAAAAAATTGCTCGTCAGTCAAGTCGATATTTAATTCGAGGGTTGTGGGTAAACTGACGATGTTATGATTCATATTATCTCATTGCTACACATTTTCTCACAGTCTGGTTAGGACTGGTCATTAATCCCCTTACCCTTCGCCACCACCTTGGATTTTCAGTAGCAAAAAACCCCAAGCTAAACCTACAAGAATGAGAGTAAATGACAAAATTCCGCCAGTATAAAGCATACTTTCAGCGCTCATAAAACTTGTTCCTTATGAAAATAGATAATAATTGTTATTGTAAAACAGTTCGGACCAACTCTGAAAAATTATGACTAAATCAGAGCAAACCAGTCTGGTGATCACCATGGGAGATCCTGCGGGGATAGGACCGGAAATTATTCTCCAAGCGTTAAGCGATCGCCTCAGTGTCACTTCCAGCTGTCAAATTACCGTGATTGGTAGTTTAGAAGTACTCAAAAATACTTATCAAAAACTGCGCAATCAAGTAGCTATAGCAGATCCAGAGACTATAGAGGTGTGGGATCTCCCCTTAGATACTCCCATCGAACCAGGTAAAGGAAACGCAGCCACGGGATACGCTAGTTTTGCTTATTTAGAGAAAGCAATTCAAGCTACTCAAGAGGGCAAATTTCAGGGAATAGTTACAGCCCCCATCGCTAAATCTTTGTGGCACTCCGCCGGCTATAATTATCCTGGACAAACAGAAGTATTAGCTACTCGAGCGGGTGTAGATCAATACGGTATGTTGTTCGTGGGGCGATCGCCCTATACTGGTTGGATCCTGCGTACTCTTTTAGCCACTACTCACATTCCCTTAGCTGAAGTTCCACAAACACTCAACCCCCAGCTAATGACGAACAAATTAGACTTATTAATCAACTCTTTGCGTCAAGACTTTGGTATTACTAATCCTTTTATTCAAGTTTCAGGACTTAATCCTCATAGTGGAGAAGGAGGAAAACTCGGTACCGAAGAACAACAATGGTTGATTCCTTGGTTAAATCAAGAAAGTCAACGACGCAACG of the Gloeocapsa sp. PCC 73106 genome contains:
- a CDS encoding PetM family cytochrome b6-f complex subunit 7, whose protein sequence is MSAESMLYTGGILSFTLILVGLAWGFLLLKIQGGGEG
- a CDS encoding Uma2 family endonuclease, producing the protein MNHNIVSLPTTLELNIDLTDEQFFILCQNNPELRFELTATGQLIIMPPTGSETSDRNAELTYQLRSWSRQTQLGKSFDSSGGFKLPNGAERSPDASWVKMERWNALTQAEKERFAPLCPDFVVELVSPSDSIPKTQAKMREYIDNGAKLGWLINRLQQQVEIYRSHQEVQILQNPLTLSGEDILPGFVLDLAEIW
- the pdxA gene encoding 4-hydroxythreonine-4-phosphate dehydrogenase PdxA produces the protein MTKSEQTSLVITMGDPAGIGPEIILQALSDRLSVTSSCQITVIGSLEVLKNTYQKLRNQVAIADPETIEVWDLPLDTPIEPGKGNAATGYASFAYLEKAIQATQEGKFQGIVTAPIAKSLWHSAGYNYPGQTEVLATRAGVDQYGMLFVGRSPYTGWILRTLLATTHIPLAEVPQTLNPQLMTNKLDLLINSLRQDFGITNPFIQVSGLNPHSGEGGKLGTEEQQWLIPWLNQESQRRNDVKLIGPVPPDTLWVKPAQAWYQSVNHLDVADAYLALYHDQGLIPVKIMAFAQAVNTTIGLPFVRTSPDHGTAFDLAGSGLADASSIKAAIEWAFTIVTRLNRSKTE
- a CDS encoding response regulator transcription factor; the protein is MRILIVEDDDRIAKPLAEDLRQQHHVVEIAEDGIQGWEYTQAIDYDLILLDIMLPKLDGISLCQQLRQSNYKALILMLTAKDTTSDKILGLDAGADDYLVKPFELAELAARIRALSRRSSEIRPSILKYGKLQLNPVSSEVTYNGKAVILTSKEYLILELLMQHRDRVFSHSEIFDKLWELDKVINVGDHTVRTHITNLRHKLKTAGISRECIETVYGFGYRLRPEK